From Xylanivirga thermophila:
TCTTCCAAGGTGGGTATTTCCTTTGGAGGACGATCGCTCGATATTATTATCTGCTTATTAGCCTCATGTAGAGAGTTAAAGGTATGGAAAAACTCTTCCTGGGTTCTTTCCTTTCCTGCTATAAATTGTATATCATCTATTAAAAGTACATCATTATTTCTGTATCTATCGCGAAATTCGGCATTTTTATCGTCTCTTATGGAATTTATAAGCTCGTTTGTGAATTTTTCTGAAGATACGTACATTACACGGCTTTTTGGATTTTGAGCCAAAATAAAATGGCCTATGGCGTGCATAAGATGCGTTTTGCCAAGGCCGACACCACCGTATATAAAGAGCGGGTTATATGCCTTGGCGGGAGCTTCTGCTGCTGCGAGGCATGCGGCATGGGCAAAACGGTTGCTGTTTCCTATTACAAACGTATCAAAGGTATATTTTGGATTCAGCATGCAGTTTATATCCGGACCGTTTTCATCATTTTTTTTATTGTCCAAATACTTATCCACATCGGATGATAATATAAATATAATATTATATGGTTTGGAACATACTTGTTTTATAGCATTTGCTATAAGGCTAGTATACCTGGTCTCCAATATACTTTTTGTAAAATCATTTGGAACGCATAGAATAAGGTCATCATCTTTTGAAGTAATGGGTTCTATGGTTTTTATCCAAGTATCAAAACTAACATCGGTCAGCTCGCCTTTTATAACCTCCAATGCCTCTTGCCAGATTTCTTGAATTTGCTTGTCCATGGAAAAACCTCCTAAAAAATAGCTGACATTTGATATTGTTGCCACTTTATACAATTTAAAACTTAAAAATATGGATAAAATATTCACAGTTAAAGAAAAATTAATCTACATTATCAACAGTGGATAAGACCGTTTACAGTGGCAATCTTAAAGTAGTACTTGAAGTTATACACAGAGTTATCCACAGTTTGTGTATAACTCTAAATTTTTTCCTACTATATTATAATAGATAAGTTATCAACAGTAAATATATAATATCAAATAATCTGTGGATAATCAATGCAAAACCATTGATTTTCTTGACAGTGGATAACATTTTCGCTTATAATACTATAGTAATGAAAAGGGTGTGAATAATTTTTTTCATATATAGAATAATTGAAAGGAGGGCCATCATGTTAAGGACATATCAGCCTAATAATAGAAAAAGAAAAAAGGACCATGGCTTTAGAAATAGAATGAGTACAAAGAGTGGTAGAATGGTCATAAAAAGAAGAAGGAAAAAGGGTAGAAAAGTATTGACAGCATAAGGCCGCTTCTTAAGTGGCCTTTTCTACCATTGTTATAGCCTGGA
This genomic window contains:
- the dnaA gene encoding chromosomal replication initiator protein DnaA, which encodes MDKQIQEIWQEALEVIKGELTDVSFDTWIKTIEPITSKDDDLILCVPNDFTKSILETRYTSLIANAIKQVCSKPYNIIFILSSDVDKYLDNKKNDENGPDINCMLNPKYTFDTFVIGNSNRFAHAACLAAAEAPAKAYNPLFIYGGVGLGKTHLMHAIGHFILAQNPKSRVMYVSSEKFTNELINSIRDDKNAEFRDRYRNNDVLLIDDIQFIAGKERTQEEFFHTFNSLHEANKQIIISSDRPPKEIPTLEDRLRSRFEWGLIADIQPPDLETRVAILKKKAELENIEIDDEILLFIAKKIESNIRELEGALTRIVAFSSLNNNKLDISVAEEALRDIIANNKPKEITSALIQEIVADRFKLKIDDFKSKKRNRSIAYPRQIAMYLCRQLTDMSLPKIGDDFGGRDHTTVIHACDKIAGDMKNDTKIKRLVEDLTKEIQEK
- the rpmH gene encoding 50S ribosomal protein L34, coding for MLRTYQPNNRKRKKDHGFRNRMSTKSGRMVIKRRRKKGRKVLTA